A genomic segment from Anticarsia gemmatalis isolate Benzon Research Colony breed Stoneville strain chromosome 12, ilAntGemm2 primary, whole genome shotgun sequence encodes:
- the LOC142976962 gene encoding arylalkylamine N-acetyltransferase 1-like isoform X5, translated as MVSVSYLKWGSTMSQPSYEVKLMRKEDADDVMELLRRTFFIDEPMNQAVGLCAEGSCAELDDYCVHALDGELSFKAVDKEGNIVGVMINEICPVKENAISNTYLSNAQSCQNPKFQKILYVLAKREDSAKIWERFPHEENFVDVKIAATDPKWRKRGIMNELLKATEKLTTEKGIRLLRMDTSSAYSAMTAERLGFTCISSTPYLDIKMDGRPIIVPEPPHVNDSVYVKLMNI; from the exons ATGGTATCAGTGTCCTACTTAAAGTGG GGAAGCACAATGTCGCAACCGAGTTATGAAGTCAAGCTCATGAGGAAGGAAGATGCTGATGACGTCATGGAGTTGCTCCGACG GACATTTTTCATCGACGAGCCCATGAACCAAGCCGTAGGACTATGCGCAGAAGGCTCTTGCGCGGAACTTGATGACTACTGCGTCCACGCTTTAGACGGTGAGCTGTCTTTCAAGGCAGTTGACAAAGAaggaaatatcgttggagttaTGATCAATGAAATATGCCCGGTAAAAGAG AATGCCATCAGCAACACATACCTAAGTAATGCCCAGAGTTGTCAAAATCCCAAGTTCCAGAAGATTCTATACGTATTAGCAAAGAGAGAGGACAGCGCTAAGATATGGGAGAGATTCCCTCACGAGGAGAACTTTGTGGATGTTAAGATTGCAGCTACAGATCCTAAGTGGAGGAAACGAGGCATTATGAACGAATTGTTGAAGGCAACAGA AAAGCTGACAACGGAAAAAGGGATCAGACTACTTCGCATGGACACGTCAAGTGCGTACTCCGCCATGACGGCAGAAAGACTGGGATTCACTTGCATAAGTTCTACTCCATACTTAGACATCAAAATGGATGGAAGGCCTATCATAGTTCCCGAACCACCGCACGTTAACGACAGCGTATATGTTAAGCTTATGAACATATAG
- the LOC142976962 gene encoding arylalkylamine N-acetyltransferase 1-like isoform X4 codes for MVSVSYLKWQGSTMSQPSYEVKLMRKEDADDVMELLRRTFFIDEPMNQAVGLCAEGSCAELDDYCVHALDGELSFKAVDKEGNIVGVMINEICPVKENAISNTYLSNAQSCQNPKFQKILYVLAKREDSAKIWERFPHEENFVDVKIAATDPKWRKRGIMNELLKATEKLTTEKGIRLLRMDTSSAYSAMTAERLGFTCISSTPYLDIKMDGRPIIVPEPPHVNDSVYVKLMNI; via the exons ATGGTATCAGTGTCCTACTTAAAGTGG CAGGGAAGCACAATGTCGCAACCGAGTTATGAAGTCAAGCTCATGAGGAAGGAAGATGCTGATGACGTCATGGAGTTGCTCCGACG GACATTTTTCATCGACGAGCCCATGAACCAAGCCGTAGGACTATGCGCAGAAGGCTCTTGCGCGGAACTTGATGACTACTGCGTCCACGCTTTAGACGGTGAGCTGTCTTTCAAGGCAGTTGACAAAGAaggaaatatcgttggagttaTGATCAATGAAATATGCCCGGTAAAAGAG AATGCCATCAGCAACACATACCTAAGTAATGCCCAGAGTTGTCAAAATCCCAAGTTCCAGAAGATTCTATACGTATTAGCAAAGAGAGAGGACAGCGCTAAGATATGGGAGAGATTCCCTCACGAGGAGAACTTTGTGGATGTTAAGATTGCAGCTACAGATCCTAAGTGGAGGAAACGAGGCATTATGAACGAATTGTTGAAGGCAACAGA AAAGCTGACAACGGAAAAAGGGATCAGACTACTTCGCATGGACACGTCAAGTGCGTACTCCGCCATGACGGCAGAAAGACTGGGATTCACTTGCATAAGTTCTACTCCATACTTAGACATCAAAATGGATGGAAGGCCTATCATAGTTCCCGAACCACCGCACGTTAACGACAGCGTATATGTTAAGCTTATGAACATATAG
- the LOC142976962 gene encoding arylalkylamine N-acetyltransferase 1-like isoform X3: protein MLNDMGAILRQQGSTMSQPSYEVKLMRKEDADDVMELLRRTFFIDEPMNQAVGLCAEGSCAELDDYCVHALDGELSFKAVDKEGNIVGVMINEICPVKENAISNTYLSNAQSCQNPKFQKILYVLAKREDSAKIWERFPHEENFVDVKIAATDPKWRKRGIMNELLKATEKLTTEKGIRLLRMDTSSAYSAMTAERLGFTCISSTPYLDIKMDGRPIIVPEPPHVNDSVYVKLMNI from the exons atgttaAACGACATGGGCGCAATCTTAAGACAG CAGGGAAGCACAATGTCGCAACCGAGTTATGAAGTCAAGCTCATGAGGAAGGAAGATGCTGATGACGTCATGGAGTTGCTCCGACG GACATTTTTCATCGACGAGCCCATGAACCAAGCCGTAGGACTATGCGCAGAAGGCTCTTGCGCGGAACTTGATGACTACTGCGTCCACGCTTTAGACGGTGAGCTGTCTTTCAAGGCAGTTGACAAAGAaggaaatatcgttggagttaTGATCAATGAAATATGCCCGGTAAAAGAG AATGCCATCAGCAACACATACCTAAGTAATGCCCAGAGTTGTCAAAATCCCAAGTTCCAGAAGATTCTATACGTATTAGCAAAGAGAGAGGACAGCGCTAAGATATGGGAGAGATTCCCTCACGAGGAGAACTTTGTGGATGTTAAGATTGCAGCTACAGATCCTAAGTGGAGGAAACGAGGCATTATGAACGAATTGTTGAAGGCAACAGA AAAGCTGACAACGGAAAAAGGGATCAGACTACTTCGCATGGACACGTCAAGTGCGTACTCCGCCATGACGGCAGAAAGACTGGGATTCACTTGCATAAGTTCTACTCCATACTTAGACATCAAAATGGATGGAAGGCCTATCATAGTTCCCGAACCACCGCACGTTAACGACAGCGTATATGTTAAGCTTATGAACATATAG
- the LOC142976962 gene encoding arylalkylamine N-acetyltransferase 1-like isoform X2, protein MKQVKFVRIVPSGVLLCLSWGKGVILSMNGSTMSQPSYEVKLMRKEDADDVMELLRRTFFIDEPMNQAVGLCAEGSCAELDDYCVHALDGELSFKAVDKEGNIVGVMINEICPVKENAISNTYLSNAQSCQNPKFQKILYVLAKREDSAKIWERFPHEENFVDVKIAATDPKWRKRGIMNELLKATEKLTTEKGIRLLRMDTSSAYSAMTAERLGFTCISSTPYLDIKMDGRPIIVPEPPHVNDSVYVKLMNI, encoded by the exons ATGAAGCaagtgaagtttgtaaggatcgtaccaagtggtgttctcttgTGTCTGTCATGGgggaaaggcgtgattttatctatgaat GGAAGCACAATGTCGCAACCGAGTTATGAAGTCAAGCTCATGAGGAAGGAAGATGCTGATGACGTCATGGAGTTGCTCCGACG GACATTTTTCATCGACGAGCCCATGAACCAAGCCGTAGGACTATGCGCAGAAGGCTCTTGCGCGGAACTTGATGACTACTGCGTCCACGCTTTAGACGGTGAGCTGTCTTTCAAGGCAGTTGACAAAGAaggaaatatcgttggagttaTGATCAATGAAATATGCCCGGTAAAAGAG AATGCCATCAGCAACACATACCTAAGTAATGCCCAGAGTTGTCAAAATCCCAAGTTCCAGAAGATTCTATACGTATTAGCAAAGAGAGAGGACAGCGCTAAGATATGGGAGAGATTCCCTCACGAGGAGAACTTTGTGGATGTTAAGATTGCAGCTACAGATCCTAAGTGGAGGAAACGAGGCATTATGAACGAATTGTTGAAGGCAACAGA AAAGCTGACAACGGAAAAAGGGATCAGACTACTTCGCATGGACACGTCAAGTGCGTACTCCGCCATGACGGCAGAAAGACTGGGATTCACTTGCATAAGTTCTACTCCATACTTAGACATCAAAATGGATGGAAGGCCTATCATAGTTCCCGAACCACCGCACGTTAACGACAGCGTATATGTTAAGCTTATGAACATATAG
- the LOC142976962 gene encoding arylalkylamine N-acetyltransferase 1-like isoform X1, producing the protein MKQVKFVRIVPSGVLLCLSWGKGVILSMNQGSTMSQPSYEVKLMRKEDADDVMELLRRTFFIDEPMNQAVGLCAEGSCAELDDYCVHALDGELSFKAVDKEGNIVGVMINEICPVKENAISNTYLSNAQSCQNPKFQKILYVLAKREDSAKIWERFPHEENFVDVKIAATDPKWRKRGIMNELLKATEKLTTEKGIRLLRMDTSSAYSAMTAERLGFTCISSTPYLDIKMDGRPIIVPEPPHVNDSVYVKLMNI; encoded by the exons ATGAAGCaagtgaagtttgtaaggatcgtaccaagtggtgttctcttgTGTCTGTCATGGgggaaaggcgtgattttatctatgaat CAGGGAAGCACAATGTCGCAACCGAGTTATGAAGTCAAGCTCATGAGGAAGGAAGATGCTGATGACGTCATGGAGTTGCTCCGACG GACATTTTTCATCGACGAGCCCATGAACCAAGCCGTAGGACTATGCGCAGAAGGCTCTTGCGCGGAACTTGATGACTACTGCGTCCACGCTTTAGACGGTGAGCTGTCTTTCAAGGCAGTTGACAAAGAaggaaatatcgttggagttaTGATCAATGAAATATGCCCGGTAAAAGAG AATGCCATCAGCAACACATACCTAAGTAATGCCCAGAGTTGTCAAAATCCCAAGTTCCAGAAGATTCTATACGTATTAGCAAAGAGAGAGGACAGCGCTAAGATATGGGAGAGATTCCCTCACGAGGAGAACTTTGTGGATGTTAAGATTGCAGCTACAGATCCTAAGTGGAGGAAACGAGGCATTATGAACGAATTGTTGAAGGCAACAGA AAAGCTGACAACGGAAAAAGGGATCAGACTACTTCGCATGGACACGTCAAGTGCGTACTCCGCCATGACGGCAGAAAGACTGGGATTCACTTGCATAAGTTCTACTCCATACTTAGACATCAAAATGGATGGAAGGCCTATCATAGTTCCCGAACCACCGCACGTTAACGACAGCGTATATGTTAAGCTTATGAACATATAG
- the LOC142976962 gene encoding arylalkylamine N-acetyltransferase 1-like isoform X6, giving the protein MSQPSYEVKLMRKEDADDVMELLRRTFFIDEPMNQAVGLCAEGSCAELDDYCVHALDGELSFKAVDKEGNIVGVMINEICPVKENAISNTYLSNAQSCQNPKFQKILYVLAKREDSAKIWERFPHEENFVDVKIAATDPKWRKRGIMNELLKATEKLTTEKGIRLLRMDTSSAYSAMTAERLGFTCISSTPYLDIKMDGRPIIVPEPPHVNDSVYVKLMNI; this is encoded by the exons ATGTCGCAACCGAGTTATGAAGTCAAGCTCATGAGGAAGGAAGATGCTGATGACGTCATGGAGTTGCTCCGACG GACATTTTTCATCGACGAGCCCATGAACCAAGCCGTAGGACTATGCGCAGAAGGCTCTTGCGCGGAACTTGATGACTACTGCGTCCACGCTTTAGACGGTGAGCTGTCTTTCAAGGCAGTTGACAAAGAaggaaatatcgttggagttaTGATCAATGAAATATGCCCGGTAAAAGAG AATGCCATCAGCAACACATACCTAAGTAATGCCCAGAGTTGTCAAAATCCCAAGTTCCAGAAGATTCTATACGTATTAGCAAAGAGAGAGGACAGCGCTAAGATATGGGAGAGATTCCCTCACGAGGAGAACTTTGTGGATGTTAAGATTGCAGCTACAGATCCTAAGTGGAGGAAACGAGGCATTATGAACGAATTGTTGAAGGCAACAGA AAAGCTGACAACGGAAAAAGGGATCAGACTACTTCGCATGGACACGTCAAGTGCGTACTCCGCCATGACGGCAGAAAGACTGGGATTCACTTGCATAAGTTCTACTCCATACTTAGACATCAAAATGGATGGAAGGCCTATCATAGTTCCCGAACCACCGCACGTTAACGACAGCGTATATGTTAAGCTTATGAACATATAG